The Streptomyces europaeiscabiei genome window below encodes:
- a CDS encoding putative T7SS-secreted protein, giving the protein MGVGDFISDITPDSVENAVEDGVEWAGNRVEDAGNWTADRLDDVGWESGADWVREQSRSVANRMGAEVDEMDLGQTEDKTKLIYGSAGKLDATARKLRAFQTAFDDTGDGLKGLDSSQLKGETANALRTAVSTQPPKWYAAADASAKAVGALEAFADTVTWAQGQAQMAIDKWKEGVKASEDAADAHRKKVDDYNGAVDRYNAQPADKRDPSSLPPKPAATFDDPGKKLMQDAQDLLADARKQRNSAAETARTAVRAARDMAPEKPSYAEQLNDGLQEFQIMGDHVGGGIIKGTAGILNFVRGVNPMDPYNLTHPAEYAMSLNSLAAGLVVAANDPIGTGTQMVKDFMKDPAEGFGRLIPDLALTAATGGGGAAVKGVRIAEEAADAARARKLIDDTPDGTHNTPDGDRNPGGDPVDLATGRMYLPQTDVELPGILPLVFTRRTESGCAVGRFLGPAWTSTVDERLQIDAIGVVHVTADGLLITYPHPVPGAPTTPESGRAHTLLARDADGDYTVTDPDSGLTFHFTTPSGSEPGGDGTAWLSGITERNGHTITVDRGEDGLPLALVHSAGRQMKLSLTDGLVTALSLAGAGEGGADLPLMSYGYEDGNLIAVTKPSGATTTFVYDDRRRVVAWIDSNASRYDYVYDDRDRVVAEGGEAGHVQITLAYTEPDPETGHHTTTLTTADGHATRHLFGPGCRLLAVADPLGHTTRFAYDPRGNLLTRTDPLGLTTTFSYDEDGRAVSAIRPDGSELRTVRGPFGLPVEVVGPDGARMVHEFDERGNRTAVTDQAGSTTRYSYDHAGRLTSVTDALGATTRVVCDTAGLPVETTDPAGAITRTERDALGRPVRITGPMGGVTRLEWHADGQLARRTGPDGATESWIYDGEGNLLTHTDASGGVSRFEYTHFDLPVARTRPDGARYEFEHDAELRLTRVINPQGLTWTYEYDAAGDVVSETDFDGRTLTYRVDAAGRLAERVDALGGTISFERDQLGQVVRKDVDGHVTTYVHDRAGRLLEAAGPDSELRYQYDRRGKVKTELVDGRPVSYSYDALGRRRKRTTPTGHVTSYAYGADGLPHRLTCGDHRIDFTHDAAGRELTRVFGDAVTVSSTWDEAGRLSAQHISAGARAVNSRAYSYRADGHLISLADRLSGTRTFDLDQAGRVTAVHAQGWTERYAYDDAGNQTSASWPSRHPGSEATGPRAYTGTTINRAGDVRFEHDALGRVVQRQKTRLSRKPDTWRYEWDTENRLTSVTTPDGTRWRYRYDPLGRRSAKQRLAADGESVVEEIRFTWDGLTLCEQTSHQPDFPNTVALTWDHRDVVPVAQTERLLTADDRQEEIDRRFFAIATDLIGTPTELIDESGDIAWRSRTTLWGTTAWARDSSTYTPLRFPGQYYDPETGLHYNYFRHYDPETGRYTSPDPLGLAPAPNPVAYVDNPHSGCDPLGLMPKYTKEEKAQQARERAIQTADDVVERAQGDRMRKAGNYHADSMHGFSDERVLEILKNPDAVYHSTAGSGRLTFRQGEDIVVAEGGGAGAGNVITAYGPSGIRGDSGVRALGGLPTDPGGPITHADVVEGRIPAKNGYMAPAVQIR; this is encoded by the coding sequence ATGGGTGTCGGCGACTTCATCAGTGACATCACGCCCGACTCGGTCGAGAACGCGGTCGAGGACGGCGTCGAGTGGGCCGGCAACCGGGTCGAGGACGCCGGGAACTGGACCGCCGACCGGCTGGACGACGTCGGCTGGGAGTCCGGTGCGGACTGGGTGCGCGAGCAGTCCCGTTCCGTCGCCAACCGGATGGGCGCCGAGGTCGACGAGATGGACCTCGGGCAGACCGAGGACAAGACCAAGCTGATCTACGGCAGCGCGGGCAAGCTCGACGCCACCGCCAGGAAACTCCGGGCCTTCCAGACGGCCTTCGACGACACCGGCGACGGTCTCAAGGGCCTCGACTCCTCCCAGCTCAAGGGCGAGACGGCCAACGCGCTGCGCACCGCGGTGAGCACCCAGCCGCCCAAGTGGTACGCCGCCGCCGATGCCAGCGCGAAGGCGGTCGGCGCGCTCGAGGCGTTCGCCGACACCGTCACCTGGGCGCAGGGACAGGCGCAGATGGCGATCGACAAGTGGAAGGAGGGTGTCAAGGCGTCCGAGGACGCCGCCGACGCCCACCGCAAGAAGGTCGACGACTACAACGGCGCCGTCGACCGCTACAACGCCCAGCCGGCCGACAAGCGCGACCCGTCCTCGCTCCCTCCCAAGCCCGCGGCGACGTTCGACGACCCTGGCAAGAAGCTGATGCAGGATGCCCAGGACCTCCTCGCCGATGCCCGCAAGCAGCGGAACTCGGCGGCGGAGACCGCGCGCACCGCGGTCCGCGCCGCCCGCGACATGGCCCCTGAGAAGCCGTCGTACGCCGAGCAGTTGAACGACGGGCTCCAGGAGTTTCAGATCATGGGCGACCATGTGGGCGGCGGCATCATCAAGGGCACGGCGGGGATCCTCAACTTCGTCCGCGGTGTCAATCCCATGGACCCGTACAACCTCACGCACCCGGCCGAGTACGCCATGTCCCTCAACAGCCTGGCCGCGGGGCTGGTGGTCGCCGCCAACGATCCCATCGGCACCGGCACCCAGATGGTCAAGGACTTCATGAAGGACCCGGCCGAGGGCTTCGGCCGGCTGATACCCGACCTCGCGCTGACCGCCGCCACCGGTGGCGGCGGCGCCGCGGTGAAGGGCGTGCGCATCGCAGAGGAGGCCGCCGACGCCGCACGGGCGCGCAAGCTGATCGACGACACCCCGGACGGCACCCACAACACCCCGGACGGCGACCGCAACCCCGGCGGCGACCCGGTGGACCTCGCCACGGGCCGGATGTACCTGCCCCAGACCGACGTCGAACTCCCCGGCATCCTGCCGCTGGTCTTCACCCGCCGCACCGAGTCCGGTTGCGCGGTCGGGCGCTTCCTGGGGCCCGCCTGGACGTCCACCGTCGACGAGCGTCTGCAGATCGACGCCATCGGCGTCGTCCACGTCACCGCCGACGGGCTCCTGATCACGTACCCGCACCCGGTCCCCGGCGCGCCCACCACGCCGGAATCGGGCAGGGCCCACACCCTGCTGGCCCGCGACGCCGACGGCGACTACACGGTCACCGACCCCGACAGCGGCCTGACCTTCCACTTCACCACCCCGTCCGGCAGCGAGCCGGGGGGCGACGGTACGGCCTGGTTGTCGGGCATCACCGAACGCAACGGCCACACGATCACCGTCGACCGCGGCGAGGACGGCCTGCCGCTGGCCCTGGTCCACTCGGCGGGCCGTCAGATGAAGCTGTCCCTCACCGACGGCCTGGTCACCGCCCTGTCCTTGGCAGGCGCGGGCGAGGGCGGCGCGGACCTGCCCCTGATGAGCTACGGCTACGAGGACGGCAACCTCATCGCCGTCACCAAGCCCTCCGGCGCCACCACCACCTTCGTCTACGACGACCGCCGCCGCGTCGTCGCCTGGATCGACTCCAACGCAAGCCGCTACGACTACGTCTACGACGACCGCGACCGCGTCGTGGCGGAGGGCGGCGAGGCCGGCCACGTCCAGATCACGCTGGCCTACACCGAACCCGACCCCGAGACCGGCCACCACACCACCACGCTCACCACCGCCGACGGGCACGCGACCCGCCACCTGTTCGGCCCCGGCTGCCGTCTCCTGGCCGTCGCCGACCCGCTCGGCCACACCACCCGGTTCGCCTACGACCCGCGCGGCAACCTCCTGACCCGCACCGACCCGCTGGGTCTCACCACCACCTTCTCCTACGACGAGGACGGTCGGGCCGTCTCCGCCATCCGCCCCGACGGAAGCGAACTGCGTACCGTGCGCGGCCCGTTCGGTCTGCCGGTGGAGGTCGTCGGGCCGGACGGCGCCCGCATGGTCCATGAGTTCGACGAACGCGGCAACCGCACGGCGGTCACCGACCAGGCCGGCTCCACCACCCGCTACAGCTACGACCACGCCGGCCGGCTCACCTCGGTCACCGACGCCCTCGGGGCCACGACACGCGTGGTGTGCGACACGGCAGGGCTGCCCGTGGAGACGACCGACCCGGCCGGCGCCATCACCCGCACGGAGCGGGACGCCCTCGGCAGGCCGGTCCGCATCACCGGTCCGATGGGCGGCGTCACCCGCCTGGAGTGGCACGCCGACGGACAGCTCGCCCGGCGCACCGGCCCCGACGGCGCCACGGAGTCGTGGATCTACGACGGCGAGGGCAACCTGCTCACCCACACCGACGCGTCCGGTGGCGTCTCCCGCTTCGAGTACACCCACTTCGACCTGCCGGTAGCCCGCACCCGACCCGACGGCGCCCGCTACGAGTTCGAGCACGACGCCGAGCTGCGCCTCACTCGCGTCATCAACCCGCAAGGGCTGACCTGGACCTACGAGTACGACGCCGCCGGCGACGTCGTCTCCGAGACCGATTTCGACGGCCGCACCCTCACCTACCGGGTGGATGCCGCGGGCCGGCTCGCCGAGCGCGTCGACGCGCTCGGCGGGACCATCTCGTTCGAGCGTGACCAGCTCGGCCAGGTGGTCCGCAAGGACGTCGACGGCCACGTGACGACCTACGTCCACGACAGGGCAGGACGCCTGCTGGAGGCGGCCGGGCCGGACAGCGAACTCCGGTACCAGTACGACCGCCGAGGGAAGGTCAAGACCGAGCTGGTGGACGGCCGTCCCGTCTCCTACTCCTACGACGCTCTGGGCCGCCGCAGGAAGCGCACCACGCCCACCGGTCACGTCACCTCCTACGCCTACGGCGCCGACGGGCTACCCCACCGCCTGACCTGCGGCGATCACCGGATCGACTTCACGCACGACGCCGCCGGCCGGGAGCTCACCCGCGTCTTCGGCGACGCGGTCACCGTGTCCTCCACCTGGGACGAGGCCGGACGGCTTTCCGCGCAGCACATCTCTGCCGGAGCCCGCGCCGTCAACAGCCGCGCCTACTCCTACCGCGCCGACGGTCACCTGATCTCCCTCGCCGACCGGCTGTCGGGCACCCGCACCTTCGATCTCGACCAGGCGGGCCGCGTCACCGCCGTCCACGCCCAGGGCTGGACGGAGCGGTACGCCTACGACGACGCCGGCAACCAGACCTCGGCATCCTGGCCGTCCCGCCACCCCGGCAGCGAGGCCACCGGACCGCGCGCCTACACCGGCACCACCATCAATCGGGCCGGAGACGTCCGCTTCGAACACGACGCCCTCGGCCGGGTCGTCCAGCGGCAGAAGACCCGCCTCTCCCGCAAGCCCGACACCTGGCGCTACGAGTGGGACACGGAGAACCGCCTTACGTCCGTCACCACCCCCGACGGGACACGGTGGAGGTACCGCTACGACCCCCTGGGCCGCCGCAGCGCGAAACAGCGCCTGGCGGCCGACGGCGAGAGCGTGGTGGAGGAGATCCGCTTCACCTGGGACGGCCTCACCCTGTGCGAACAAACCAGCCACCAGCCGGATTTCCCGAACACGGTCGCCCTCACCTGGGACCACCGGGACGTCGTCCCCGTGGCCCAGACCGAGCGCCTCCTCACGGCCGACGATCGCCAGGAGGAGATCGACCGCCGGTTCTTCGCCATCGCCACCGACCTCATCGGCACCCCCACCGAACTGATCGACGAGTCCGGCGACATCGCGTGGCGCTCCCGGACCACGCTGTGGGGCACCACCGCCTGGGCCCGTGACAGCAGCACCTACACCCCCCTCCGCTTCCCCGGCCAGTACTACGACCCCGAGACCGGTCTCCACTACAACTACTTTCGCCACTACGACCCGGAGACCGGCCGCTACACCTCCCCCGACCCCCTCGGCCTCGCTCCTGCCCCGAACCCCGTCGCGTACGTGGACAACCCGCACAGCGGGTGTGACCCGCTGGGCCTCATGCCCAAGTACACGAAGGAGGAGAAGGCCCAACAGGCCAGGGAAAGGGCCATCCAGACCGCGGACGACGTCGTCGAGAGAGCTCAGGGAGACCGGATGAGAAAGGCCGGCAACTACCACGCGGATTCCATGCACGGCTTCAGCGACGAACGGGTCCTGGAGATCCTCAAGAACCCGGACGCGGTGTACCACTCAACGGCGGGCAGCGGAAGGCTGACCTTCCGACAGGGGGAGGACATCGTGGTGGCGGAGGGTGGCGGCGCCGGGGCAGGCAACGTCATCACGGCATACGGCCCGTCCGGCATCAGAGGCGACTCCGGAGTGAGGGCGCTTGGCGGCTTGCCCACCGATCCCGGTGGGCCGATTACCCACGCAGACGTGGTGGAAGGCAGGATTCCGGCCAAGAACGGCTACATGGCTCCCGCTGTGCAGATTCGATAA
- a CDS encoding glutamine synthetase family protein: protein MTRQTITDPLEQSVDFVQLLFTDIAGRLKTLEVPASRWAEVRGQGWTLDGAVLLGYGDARHSDLRLVPDTSTLIRRPWTTPSGRAIAMVFCDVLDATGRPFAADPRAVLRRAVESSEARGQRPVFGVEAEFYLLRRSDTGAVGQPADNAGYWDLGVDEQADEVCRDISEALEQMGLTVDGHHHEVCHGQREIVFRHGGALETADRLLLLKHTARVMARRRGMAAVFMPKPLAHLYGNALHVHVSLEDTEADSAPLFHDAADPQGMSALFRSSLAGVLEHAPALTALGNPNVNSYKRLVPASGTPMHRSWARHNRSTAFKVVGHNIAPRSMRLEMRSPDPAANPHLLFAGVLAAFADGQDKNLKLADACEQPADELTADNLAVHGITALPSDLPSALQALAQDTTVRGALGDLAAQAVDRGARADWSAWHRIVTPWETEQYAETV, encoded by the coding sequence GTGACCCGACAGACGATCACCGATCCCTTGGAACAGAGCGTGGATTTTGTCCAGTTGCTCTTCACCGACATCGCGGGACGCCTGAAGACGTTGGAGGTCCCCGCCAGCCGCTGGGCCGAGGTACGCGGCCAGGGCTGGACCCTCGACGGGGCAGTGCTACTCGGGTACGGCGACGCCCGGCACAGCGACCTCCGGCTGGTCCCGGACACATCGACACTCATACGCAGGCCCTGGACCACCCCCTCCGGGCGGGCGATCGCGATGGTCTTCTGCGACGTCCTGGATGCTACGGGCCGGCCGTTCGCAGCCGACCCGCGAGCCGTGCTGCGCCGGGCCGTGGAGAGCTCGGAAGCCCGCGGGCAGCGCCCGGTCTTCGGTGTGGAGGCCGAGTTCTATCTGCTGCGCCGATCAGACACCGGTGCCGTCGGGCAGCCGGCCGACAACGCCGGCTACTGGGACCTGGGCGTCGACGAACAGGCCGACGAGGTCTGCCGGGACATCAGCGAAGCACTGGAGCAGATGGGGCTGACCGTCGACGGGCATCATCACGAGGTCTGCCACGGACAGCGTGAGATCGTTTTCCGGCACGGAGGCGCCCTGGAGACGGCGGACCGGCTGCTGCTGCTCAAGCACACGGCCCGGGTCATGGCACGCCGCCGTGGCATGGCGGCGGTCTTCATGCCCAAGCCGCTCGCCCATCTCTACGGCAATGCCCTGCACGTCCATGTCTCGCTCGAGGACACTGAAGCGGACTCGGCACCGCTCTTCCACGATGCCGCCGATCCGCAGGGCATGTCCGCCCTCTTCCGTAGCTCTCTCGCCGGTGTTCTCGAGCACGCTCCGGCGCTGACGGCGCTGGGCAACCCGAACGTCAACTCGTACAAGCGGCTGGTCCCGGCCTCCGGCACGCCCATGCACCGCAGCTGGGCGCGGCACAACCGCTCCACGGCGTTCAAGGTCGTCGGCCACAACATCGCGCCGCGCTCGATGCGGCTGGAAATGCGCAGCCCGGATCCCGCGGCCAATCCGCATCTGTTGTTCGCCGGGGTGCTGGCAGCATTCGCCGACGGCCAGGACAAGAATCTCAAGCTCGCTGACGCGTGCGAGCAGCCGGCGGATGAGCTGACCGCAGACAACCTCGCCGTGCACGGGATCACCGCTCTGCCCTCGGACCTTCCTTCCGCCCTGCAGGCCCTGGCACAGGACACCACGGTCCGCGGCGCACTGGGTGACCTTGCCGCACAGGCCGTCGACCGGGGCGCCCGAGCGGACTGGTCCGCATGGCACCGCATCGTCACCCCCTGGGAGACGGAGCAGTACGCGGAGACCGTCTGA
- a CDS encoding redoxin domain-containing protein produces MHFTAESTDGPIGVPSPDHEWTALFFITEPGIGEILPELAGCTTGLCSARDDAARFARAGVRVLGVSAHAPGHLADFARTQDLGYPLIGDGDLTLGRALGVPEVRADDRVLFARAAVILDRAGRIRALLHPVPKPEHHAALVLERVTQLKAAEAAGTDRD; encoded by the coding sequence ATGCACTTCACCGCCGAAAGCACCGATGGCCCGATCGGCGTGCCCTCCCCGGACCACGAATGGACCGCTCTGTTCTTCATCACCGAACCCGGCATCGGCGAGATCCTCCCCGAACTGGCGGGCTGCACGACGGGCCTGTGCTCCGCCCGCGACGACGCCGCCCGCTTCGCCCGTGCCGGAGTCCGGGTGCTCGGCGTCAGCGCGCATGCCCCTGGCCACCTGGCCGACTTCGCCCGGACCCAGGACCTGGGCTACCCCCTCATCGGTGACGGTGACCTGACGCTCGGCCGAGCCCTGGGTGTGCCCGAGGTACGAGCTGACGACCGCGTCCTGTTCGCCCGGGCCGCGGTGATCCTCGACCGTGCCGGTCGGATACGGGCCCTGCTCCACCCGGTGCCGAAGCCGGAGCACCACGCCGCACTGGTCCTGGAGAGGGTCACTCAGCTCAAGGCCGCGGAAGCCGCCGGGACCGACCGTGACTGA